Proteins from a single region of Amblyomma americanum isolate KBUSLIRL-KWMA chromosome 10, ASM5285725v1, whole genome shotgun sequence:
- the LOC144107330 gene encoding nuclear factor interleukin-3-regulated protein-like isoform X2, with the protein MGPVHILEQPHLIWGREMPLGRTPLCQADSDISDDSPVAALDMSLAASRPSPSPPLSQSPTPSSSLLLATGAAALGAAGLGAAPPKKSPQPIPAECKDEAYWERRKRNNESAKRSRELRRIKEQQTALRVLYLEQENLQLRTELTMLRSEVDKLRQLLFVGKHPS; encoded by the exons ATGGGGCCCGTGCACATTCTCGAACAGCCGCACCTTATCTGGGGACGAGAGATGCCCCTCGGAAGGACGCCGCTCTGCCAAG CCGATTCCGACATCTCGGACGACAGTCCCGTGGCGGCCCTGGACATGTCCCTGGCGGCGTCCCGACCCTCGCCATCCCCGCCGCTATCTCAAAGCCCGACGCCCTCGTCGTCTCTGCTCCTGGCCACGGGCGCCGCGGCACTGGGAGCCGCAGGCCTGGGCGCCGCGCCGCCCAAGAAGTCCCCGCAGCCCATCCCGGCTGAGTGCAAGGACGAGGCGTACTGGGAGCGCCGCAAGCGAAACAACGAGTCGGCCAAGCGCTCGCGCGAGCTGCGACGCATCAAGGAGCAGCAGACGGCGCTACGGGTGCTCTACCTGGAGCAGGAGAACCTTCAGCTGCGCACCGAGCTCACCATGCTGCGCAGCGAGGTGGATAAGCTGCGCCAGCTCCTCTTCGTGGGCAAGCACCCCAGCTGA
- the LOC144107330 gene encoding nuclear factor interleukin-3-regulated protein-like isoform X1, with protein sequence MGPVHILEQPHLIWGREMPLGRTPLCQAADSDISDDSPVAALDMSLAASRPSPSPPLSQSPTPSSSLLLATGAAALGAAGLGAAPPKKSPQPIPAECKDEAYWERRKRNNESAKRSRELRRIKEQQTALRVLYLEQENLQLRTELTMLRSEVDKLRQLLFVGKHPS encoded by the exons ATGGGGCCCGTGCACATTCTCGAACAGCCGCACCTTATCTGGGGACGAGAGATGCCCCTCGGAAGGACGCCGCTCTGCCAAG CAGCCGATTCCGACATCTCGGACGACAGTCCCGTGGCGGCCCTGGACATGTCCCTGGCGGCGTCCCGACCCTCGCCATCCCCGCCGCTATCTCAAAGCCCGACGCCCTCGTCGTCTCTGCTCCTGGCCACGGGCGCCGCGGCACTGGGAGCCGCAGGCCTGGGCGCCGCGCCGCCCAAGAAGTCCCCGCAGCCCATCCCGGCTGAGTGCAAGGACGAGGCGTACTGGGAGCGCCGCAAGCGAAACAACGAGTCGGCCAAGCGCTCGCGCGAGCTGCGACGCATCAAGGAGCAGCAGACGGCGCTACGGGTGCTCTACCTGGAGCAGGAGAACCTTCAGCTGCGCACCGAGCTCACCATGCTGCGCAGCGAGGTGGATAAGCTGCGCCAGCTCCTCTTCGTGGGCAAGCACCCCAGCTGA